In a single window of the Alphaproteobacteria bacterium LSUCC0684 genome:
- a CDS encoding zinc ABC transporter substrate-binding protein, with product MISTFFLNEAIMFLPTRFLSRVLIVLSLTLMGTKAALAENLRVSVSIKPIHSLVSMVMGEMGEPMLIMGDGASPHGFSLKPSQRRIMAQSEVIFIIHEGMETGLTKMLENSDAKIFQIASIKELSLLTRRRDDEFISAEIGTFHRHGDHDDHHDHDHDHDHKDQHEDDDHQKLEDHDEHDHDGHGGDDGHKKTHDHDMLDSHDHYHGPGAIVDFHFWLDPLRARQTLLPIAEILGEAYPAYAPTFLANAQKAYDDLGQLHLDIHKKLNAYKGQQFIVFHDAYQYFEKRYDLKVISSILDHHDGQITPSRLLRLRHLVEDHQADCIFAEPQYSLRLVNALAMIDDIPVLELDPIGQDIPPGANLYATLMYDLADATRSCRP from the coding sequence ATGATATCCACCTTTTTCCTTAACGAGGCAATTATGTTCTTACCGACCCGATTTCTGTCCAGGGTGTTGATTGTGCTTTCATTGACCCTGATGGGTACGAAGGCGGCATTGGCTGAAAATTTAAGGGTGTCTGTGAGCATCAAGCCAATTCATTCACTGGTGTCGATGGTGATGGGAGAGATGGGTGAACCCATGCTTATCATGGGTGATGGGGCATCGCCCCATGGATTTTCCCTCAAACCTTCTCAGCGCCGCATCATGGCCCAGTCAGAGGTGATTTTCATTATTCATGAGGGGATGGAAACAGGTCTCACCAAAATGCTGGAAAATAGCGATGCCAAGATCTTCCAGATTGCCTCTATCAAGGAGTTGAGTCTGTTGACTCGCCGTCGCGATGATGAGTTTATTTCGGCAGAAATCGGAACTTTTCATCGGCATGGTGATCACGATGACCATCACGATCATGATCACGATCATGATCACAAAGATCAACATGAAGATGACGATCATCAAAAGCTCGAAGATCATGACGAACATGATCATGATGGTCATGGTGGAGATGATGGCCACAAGAAAACGCATGATCACGATATGCTCGATAGCCACGATCATTATCACGGGCCTGGTGCGATCGTTGACTTTCATTTTTGGCTTGACCCACTTCGGGCAAGGCAAACGCTATTACCTATTGCGGAAATCCTGGGTGAAGCCTATCCTGCCTATGCGCCTACTTTTCTCGCCAATGCACAAAAGGCTTATGATGACCTGGGGCAATTGCATCTGGATATTCATAAGAAACTTAATGCGTATAAGGGTCAGCAGTTTATTGTTTTTCATGATGCCTATCAGTATTTTGAAAAAAGATATGATCTTAAGGTTATTTCCAGCATTCTTGATCACCATGACGGACAGATTACGCCTTCACGACTGTTGCGGTTGCGGCATCTGGTCGAAGACCATCAGGCCGATTGCATTTTTGCCGAACCGCAATATTCCTTACGGCTCGTGAATGCACTGGCAATGATCGATGATATTCCAGTTCTTGAGCTTGACCCAATTGGACAGGATATCCCTCCAGGTGCCAATCTCTATGCTACACTGATGTATGATCTGGCAGATGCTACCCGATCATGCCGTCCTTAA
- a CDS encoding DUF3833 domain-containing protein — protein MRSLKHAFATMMLMFVMAGCSENSLSEMKDRKPMFSLEEFFAGQTVAYGIFEDRFGKLRRQFRVNITGKVDGNTLILDEDFLYDDGEKANRIWMITNMGRDAEGNIQYRGEAEDIVGVATGAVAGNALNWSYIIDLETGGNTLRVKFNDWIYQQDEHVAINRAYVKKFGVEIGSVTLVFLRGKAAETLGPLDLSSW, from the coding sequence ATGCGCAGCCTGAAACATGCTTTTGCCACGATGATGTTAATGTTTGTGATGGCCGGTTGCAGCGAGAACAGTTTATCAGAAATGAAAGATAGAAAACCCATGTTTTCCTTGGAAGAATTCTTTGCCGGACAAACGGTGGCATACGGTATTTTCGAAGATCGTTTTGGCAAGTTGCGCCGCCAGTTCCGGGTAAACATCACGGGCAAGGTGGATGGAAATACACTCATCCTTGATGAAGATTTTCTCTACGATGATGGAGAGAAGGCAAATCGTATTTGGATGATCACCAACATGGGCAGAGATGCTGAGGGCAATATCCAGTATAGAGGTGAGGCTGAGGATATTGTGGGGGTTGCCACAGGTGCTGTTGCTGGTAACGCGCTGAACTGGTCTTATATTATTGATCTGGAAACTGGCGGCAACACACTTCGAGTCAAGTTCAATGACTGGATCTACCAGCAGGATGAGCATGTCGCAATTAACCGCGCCTATGTCAAAAAATTTGGTGTTGAAATCGGTTCCGTTACGCTTGTGTTTTTGAGGGGGAAGGCTGCAGAGACGCTTGGCCCTCTTGACCTTTCATCCTGGTAA
- a CDS encoding ATP-binding cassette domain-containing protein translates to MNALIAAENLTVYRDRRPLLDRVSIEVVPSDFLTIIGPNGAGKTTLLRCLAGVMKPDDGVIRRRAGLRTSYIPQRMTAEASLPMDVKSFLKLNTRSSQHDLDEVATETDINSLMNRSIHVLSGGEWQRVLLARSLINRPDLIILDEPAQNLDLSGQLAFYEHLNRVHRERNIALVMVSHDLHMVMASTRKVVCLYHHVCCSGEPTAVTRDPEFIQLFGKDMARMMAVYQHDHDHHHDHDHPAAQDQ, encoded by the coding sequence ATGAATGCGCTTATCGCAGCTGAAAATCTGACGGTATACCGAGACAGAAGACCGCTTCTTGATCGCGTTTCAATTGAAGTTGTGCCCTCAGATTTTCTGACTATTATCGGCCCAAATGGCGCCGGAAAAACCACCCTCCTTCGTTGTCTTGCTGGCGTGATGAAACCTGATGACGGGGTGATACGCCGCCGAGCAGGACTGCGGACAAGCTATATCCCGCAACGTATGACCGCTGAAGCAAGCCTGCCGATGGACGTGAAGTCTTTCCTTAAGCTGAACACCCGATCCAGCCAGCATGATCTGGACGAAGTTGCCACTGAAACCGATATTAATTCCCTTATGAACCGGTCTATCCATGTCCTTTCCGGAGGAGAATGGCAGCGTGTTCTGCTGGCGCGTTCGCTGATCAACAGACCTGATCTTATCATCCTTGACGAGCCTGCCCAGAATCTTGACCTTTCTGGCCAGCTTGCATTTTACGAACATTTGAACCGTGTCCACAGGGAGCGGAATATTGCCCTTGTCATGGTTTCGCATGATCTGCATATGGTCATGGCCTCCACCCGAAAGGTTGTGTGCCTTTATCATCATGTGTGCTGTTCAGGAGAGCCCACTGCAGTTACCCGGGATCCAGAGTTTATCCAGCTTTTCGGTAAGGATATGGCCCGAATGATGGCCGTCTATCAGCATGACCATGATCACCATCATGATCATGATCACCCTGCTGCACAGGATCAGTGA
- a CDS encoding N-formylglutamate amidohydrolase → MIVQQMEQPFCVIPPKGNRQSQVIAASPHSGRKYLSHFIHQSNLSLQELRKVEDAGMDRLLTFQPLPSALILAEFPRSFVDLNRHPDEIDHLMFDNPVHFANKSVTRYLRSGLGVIPSKAANQQDIYTDSLPAAEADFRLGQFYRPYHQELEKLITMARTQGHALLIDCHSMPSGLFGIHSDVIIGSNHGQSTLNWIVNEAQAYFTREGMTVKLNAPFAGGYITRHYGQPDNGVSALQIEICRSLYLDETNQTLKDGWQETASILTRFIMRMDEMMSRYKNG, encoded by the coding sequence ATGATTGTCCAGCAAATGGAGCAACCGTTTTGTGTTATCCCGCCAAAAGGCAATCGGCAAAGCCAGGTCATTGCTGCCTCCCCCCATAGTGGGCGCAAATATCTAAGCCACTTTATTCATCAGTCAAATCTATCCCTTCAGGAATTGCGTAAGGTTGAAGATGCGGGCATGGATCGCCTCCTGACTTTTCAACCCCTGCCATCGGCGCTCATTCTGGCGGAATTTCCCCGCAGTTTTGTCGATCTGAACCGGCACCCTGATGAGATCGATCATCTTATGTTTGATAATCCGGTGCATTTTGCCAACAAATCCGTAACACGATATCTCAGATCAGGACTTGGTGTGATTCCAAGCAAGGCCGCCAATCAACAGGATATATATACCGATAGCCTGCCCGCAGCCGAAGCGGATTTTAGGCTTGGTCAGTTCTATCGGCCATATCATCAGGAACTTGAAAAACTGATTACGATGGCAAGAACACAAGGCCACGCCCTGCTGATTGACTGTCATTCCATGCCTTCCGGGTTGTTTGGCATTCATAGCGACGTAATCATCGGCAGTAACCACGGTCAATCCACGCTAAACTGGATCGTGAATGAAGCGCAGGCGTATTTTACCCGCGAAGGCATGACGGTAAAACTGAATGCTCCCTTTGCTGGCGGATATATTACTCGTCACTATGGGCAACCGGATAACGGGGTTTCGGCGTTGCAGATCGAAATCTGCCGCTCGCTCTACCTTGACGAAACAAACCAGACGCTAAAGGATGGCTGGCAGGAAACCGCATCCATTCTCACCCGTTTTATCATGCGAATGGATGAAATGATGTCACGCTACAAAAACGGCTAA
- a CDS encoding isocitrate/isopropylmalate dehydrogenase family protein, with protein MKTSIAVIRGDGIGGDCIDAGLAVMEKALLLSGLPTPECISLDAGAAYFTETGCDIEKGGEERAGQADAIFLGAIGLPKIRYQDGTEISPHLRLRDQYGLYAGVRPVRAFPNVPPKLVAPEAAKIDLVLIRESTEGLFYSAAVHARSKVEGDDAVEEMLRITRSTSERLHHFAFRLAEKRKNLGKGHSVTCVDKANVFRAFAFFRKIFDEVAENYPAIPRLYSYVDAMALELIRKPWRFDVLVTENMFGDILSDLAAGLVGGMGMAPCAEIGDHTGLFQPAHGSAPDIMGQDKANPIATILSAGLLLDYLAEKSGHAGFAEAAVRIERAVESGFASHELRPIEFGGNMGTKAMTKAILNHLT; from the coding sequence ATGAAAACAAGCATTGCGGTTATCCGCGGAGATGGCATAGGCGGTGACTGCATTGATGCCGGTCTTGCGGTTATGGAAAAGGCGCTTTTGCTCAGCGGTCTTCCCACGCCTGAATGTATTTCTCTTGACGCAGGGGCAGCATATTTCACCGAAACCGGCTGCGATATTGAAAAGGGTGGAGAAGAACGTGCTGGGCAAGCAGATGCCATTTTTCTTGGTGCAATCGGTTTGCCAAAGATACGTTACCAGGATGGGACGGAGATTTCTCCGCATCTCCGTCTCAGAGATCAATATGGTCTTTATGCCGGAGTTCGGCCGGTCCGTGCTTTCCCTAATGTGCCACCAAAGCTAGTGGCGCCAGAAGCCGCCAAGATTGATCTTGTACTGATAAGGGAAAGCACCGAAGGACTTTTCTATTCTGCTGCAGTTCATGCAAGGAGCAAGGTTGAGGGGGATGATGCCGTTGAGGAAATGCTTCGGATCACCCGTTCCACTTCTGAACGGTTGCATCATTTTGCTTTTCGCCTGGCAGAAAAGCGGAAAAATCTAGGCAAAGGGCACAGCGTCACTTGCGTTGATAAAGCCAATGTCTTTAGAGCTTTTGCCTTTTTCCGAAAAATTTTTGATGAAGTTGCGGAAAATTATCCCGCTATTCCACGGCTATATTCTTATGTGGATGCCATGGCGCTTGAATTGATCCGTAAGCCATGGAGGTTTGATGTCCTCGTTACAGAGAACATGTTCGGTGATATACTTTCTGATCTTGCCGCCGGGCTTGTCGGCGGGATGGGGATGGCGCCTTGCGCGGAAATCGGGGATCATACCGGCCTTTTCCAACCTGCCCATGGAAGCGCCCCCGATATCATGGGTCAGGATAAGGCCAATCCGATTGCAACCATTTTGAGTGCAGGCTTGTTGCTGGATTATCTTGCGGAAAAATCAGGACATGCTGGGTTTGCCGAGGCGGCGGTGCGGATTGAGCGGGCTGTAGAAAGCGGTTTTGCCAGCCATGAGCTACGCCCGATTGAATTTGGTGGCAATATGGGTACAAAAGCGATGACGAAAGCAATACTCAATCATCTTACATAG
- a CDS encoding LacI family DNA-binding transcriptional regulator yields MRPTVHDVANEAGVSLATVDRVLNRRTGVRDQTAKRVFEAVKRIGYIRDTSAANLARQREYRFAIVLPDDASQFNETLKNALREAAEAQMVDRVSVRIVTAPTGDAHAVARTLHHLRTLQLDGIAITAPETPQVRDAINRLKSDGIAVAALLSDLPSSERDYFVGINSVSAGRTAAHLMGKFSNNTTGKILVVTNSMISRDNIDRRLGFDAVMLAEFSSLTVMPSVETHNDPERARNIIHRIVSTYPDLLGVYSMGPGNRYLIDIFRETGRLKDMVYIVHEITPHTIEALQNDEIDVVIAQNVGHLARSTLRVLRAKCDGVAIFEAQERIRIDIITRENIP; encoded by the coding sequence GTGCGGCCAACGGTACATGATGTTGCCAATGAGGCAGGGGTAAGTCTGGCCACGGTTGACCGTGTTCTGAACCGCCGCACCGGTGTTCGTGACCAAACAGCAAAGCGGGTTTTTGAAGCTGTCAAACGCATCGGATATATCCGCGATACTTCCGCTGCCAATCTTGCACGCCAGCGTGAATATCGATTTGCAATTGTCCTGCCTGACGATGCTAGCCAATTTAACGAGACGTTGAAAAATGCCTTGCGCGAAGCTGCCGAAGCACAAATGGTCGATCGGGTATCCGTGCGGATCGTCACCGCCCCTACCGGTGATGCGCATGCCGTGGCACGAACACTGCATCATCTTCGTACCTTGCAACTGGATGGCATTGCGATCACAGCCCCGGAGACTCCTCAGGTCCGGGACGCGATTAACCGGCTCAAAAGCGATGGTATCGCTGTTGCCGCCCTGCTTTCAGATTTGCCAAGCTCAGAACGGGATTATTTTGTCGGCATCAACAGTGTTTCCGCCGGACGCACCGCCGCCCATCTCATGGGAAAGTTTTCAAATAATACAACTGGAAAGATACTTGTTGTCACGAATTCCATGATTTCCCGTGACAATATCGATCGCCGCCTTGGATTTGATGCAGTCATGCTTGCCGAGTTTTCTTCGCTCACTGTAATGCCTTCGGTCGAAACCCATAACGATCCTGAACGGGCGCGAAACATTATTCACCGAATCGTGTCCACCTACCCGGATCTGCTGGGTGTGTATTCAATGGGGCCGGGTAATCGCTATCTGATCGATATTTTCAGGGAAACAGGACGCCTGAAAGATATGGTGTATATCGTCCATGAAATTACTCCCCATACAATAGAAGCGCTGCAAAACGATGAGATTGATGTCGTCATCGCGCAGAATGTGGGGCATCTGGCCCGCAGCACGCTGCGGGTTCTGCGCGCGAAATGCGACGGCGTAGCCATTTTCGAAGCGCAAGAACGTATCAGGATTGATATCATCACCCGGGAAAACATTCCCTGA
- a CDS encoding putative quinol monooxygenase: MYVVTVSFEINPESVDDFMRLMRAQAVNSRRLEDGCHQFDIAYEANQPDHIFLYELYRDRVAFDLHLESAHYQEFAAQVESMIVKKIVNTFDTHEAGH, from the coding sequence ATGTATGTCGTGACGGTCAGTTTTGAGATAAATCCAGAAAGCGTTGATGACTTTATGCGTCTCATGCGTGCACAGGCAGTGAACTCACGCCGGCTTGAGGATGGTTGCCATCAATTTGATATTGCCTATGAAGCAAACCAGCCTGATCATATTTTTCTCTATGAACTTTACAGGGACAGGGTTGCTTTTGATCTCCATCTGGAAAGTGCGCATTACCAGGAATTTGCGGCTCAAGTTGAGAGTATGATCGTAAAGAAGATCGTCAACACTTTCGATACGCACGAAGCAGGACACTAA
- a CDS encoding Fur family transcriptional regulator yields MIWESHQPIKAYDLLQKISEDNFSMSAAPPTVYRALDFLIDEGLVHKIDSMNAYVGCIHPEQRHDCYFMICRDCGTAAECCNTDLAEAIGNAAKHHRFTPTVTTLEILGTCTQCQGNAA; encoded by the coding sequence ATGATCTGGGAAAGCCATCAGCCGATCAAGGCATATGATCTTCTCCAAAAAATCAGTGAAGATAACTTTTCCATGAGCGCCGCACCACCGACAGTCTATCGAGCGCTGGATTTTCTCATCGATGAAGGTCTTGTGCATAAAATAGACAGCATGAACGCCTATGTCGGTTGCATCCATCCAGAACAGCGTCATGATTGTTATTTCATGATCTGCCGCGATTGTGGCACCGCTGCAGAATGTTGTAATACCGACCTGGCTGAAGCGATTGGCAATGCCGCGAAGCACCATCGTTTTACTCCAACCGTCACCACGCTTGAGATATTGGGCACCTGCACCCAGTGCCAGGGCAATGCCGCATGA
- a CDS encoding NAD(P)/FAD-dependent oxidoreductase yields the protein MRAEADFCVIGGGIAGISVAALLSAEASVVVLESEDVIGFHSTGRSAAMYIANYGPPAIRVMTKLSGSVFENPAGITDAPLLSPRGELIVAREDEIPDLEKYLDGSEGMERIDARAAVDLMPILNPQYIHAAAYEAGAADINVAALFQGYAAILRRQGGEIITRARVQDMKWERGSWRVETAIGKVSAPVVINAAGGWADQVAMLADIDPKGIQPMRRSAALIPPPDGHDISRWPLVASASEDWYCRPDAGNLMVSPADEDPVEAQDIYPDDMVLAMGIHRFENATTCKVTRVSHRWAGLRSFAPDHNPVAGFDPQHAGFFWLAGQGGYGIQTSPAMAQYAFDLLMGQTPTPDTATCNAMSPYRFSKGVEA from the coding sequence ATGCGCGCCGAAGCGGATTTCTGCGTCATTGGCGGCGGCATCGCGGGGATCAGTGTCGCAGCTTTGCTTTCGGCAGAAGCAAGTGTTGTTGTGTTGGAATCCGAGGATGTGATTGGTTTTCACTCAACCGGTCGCTCGGCGGCGATGTATATTGCCAATTACGGCCCTCCCGCCATACGAGTGATGACAAAACTATCGGGGTCTGTATTTGAAAATCCGGCCGGTATTACCGATGCACCTTTGCTATCGCCAAGAGGGGAGCTTATTGTCGCGCGGGAAGATGAAATTCCCGATCTTGAAAAATACCTCGATGGTAGCGAGGGCATGGAACGGATCGACGCAAGAGCGGCGGTTGATCTCATGCCAATTCTGAACCCGCAATATATCCATGCTGCCGCCTATGAAGCCGGGGCTGCAGATATAAATGTTGCAGCTTTATTTCAGGGATATGCAGCGATACTCAGGCGCCAGGGTGGGGAGATTATCACCCGAGCCAGGGTACAAGACATGAAATGGGAAAGGGGAAGCTGGCGTGTTGAAACGGCAATCGGGAAAGTCAGTGCGCCGGTTGTCATAAATGCGGCAGGCGGCTGGGCAGATCAGGTGGCAATGCTGGCTGATATAGACCCCAAGGGCATTCAGCCTATGCGGCGGTCAGCTGCCTTGATCCCGCCACCGGATGGCCATGATATCAGCCGATGGCCTCTGGTTGCTTCTGCCAGTGAAGACTGGTATTGCCGCCCAGATGCCGGCAATCTAATGGTCTCGCCTGCGGATGAAGACCCTGTTGAAGCCCAGGATATATATCCCGATGACATGGTGCTGGCCATGGGCATACACCGATTTGAAAATGCTACTACCTGCAAGGTGACGCGGGTGAGTCATCGTTGGGCAGGTCTTAGGAGTTTTGCGCCAGATCATAATCCTGTTGCTGGATTTGACCCTCAACACGCCGGTTTTTTCTGGCTGGCCGGTCAGGGCGGGTATGGTATCCAGACATCTCCTGCAATGGCTCAATATGCTTTTGATCTCCTTATGGGGCAGACGCCTACTCCCGATACGGCAACTTGCAATGCCATGTCACCATACCGTTTCAGCAAAGGGGTTGAGGCATGA
- the mnmC gene encoding FAD-dependent 5-carboxymethylaminomethyl-2-thiouridine(34) oxidoreductase MnmC → MIERLLPADVEIEDRNGMTALVSRRFGDIYFSISDGLAETRHVFIEGNQLPERMPGRGHFTIAETGFGTGLNFLATLALLDQFGSSAPRLTYIATELAPLDGKMIRKSLSCFPELAKNCETLITHLPPRWPGRHRVVLNGGNVVLELLYGDSTAMIKKADFRADAWFLDGFAPALNPDMWAGDLFGLIASHTAEKGTLASFTAAGHVRRGLEEAGFRVHRLKGYGAKRHRIIAEYDGLPEEIPTHSGHVAVIGAGIAGASVAAGLRRRGYDVTVFGCSAGSADGASGNRIAVQAPRLTATDTSAARLSLTAYGYARALARESGASVADKTVLLAWNEREKIRQSKLASLGWPETVFRLVDCTEAEAITGYKTGLGGMVFPEGGTAIPTRLVQFLLGDIDFCPEVVVRSITKQLSCWKIQTDTGPIFSDIVVIAMGAGLPLLIHPKEKVLPGFQVTAGHVSHIPDHLLKAPQSGMSFGGYMAEMPDGGTALGASFDHHDPALPMPELEEIVHEANLGLLPAKMLPFPSSEFSNWGGRTSLRLASPDRQPLAGQIEDGLFILTALGARGMVTGPLLGEFVASRITGEPSPLDLGMERVVDPLRFSTKKKA, encoded by the coding sequence ATGATTGAGCGACTTCTGCCAGCTGATGTTGAAATCGAAGACAGGAACGGGATGACCGCGCTGGTCAGTCGCCGATTTGGAGACATCTATTTCTCAATTTCGGATGGTTTGGCCGAAACACGTCATGTGTTTATAGAAGGCAATCAACTCCCCGAGCGCATGCCCGGGCGTGGTCATTTCACCATCGCAGAAACAGGGTTTGGAACAGGGCTTAATTTCCTTGCAACACTTGCCCTTCTTGATCAGTTTGGCAGCTCTGCCCCGCGACTTACATATATTGCGACAGAGCTGGCACCTCTTGATGGCAAGATGATACGAAAGTCGTTGTCGTGTTTCCCTGAACTGGCGAAAAACTGTGAAACGCTGATCACGCATCTACCACCTCGCTGGCCAGGACGGCATCGGGTCGTATTGAACGGCGGCAATGTTGTGCTGGAACTTCTTTATGGTGATAGTACCGCCATGATCAAAAAGGCAGATTTTCGCGCTGATGCCTGGTTTCTTGATGGGTTTGCTCCAGCGCTGAATCCGGATATGTGGGCAGGTGATCTGTTCGGGCTTATTGCATCCCATACCGCTGAAAAGGGAACTCTCGCCAGTTTTACCGCTGCCGGACACGTGCGTCGAGGACTGGAAGAAGCCGGGTTCCGTGTTCACCGACTTAAAGGGTATGGGGCCAAACGTCACCGCATCATCGCTGAATACGATGGCTTGCCGGAAGAAATTCCTACGCATTCAGGCCATGTCGCGGTAATCGGTGCTGGTATTGCCGGGGCCTCGGTTGCAGCAGGGCTAAGACGGCGCGGATATGATGTCACGGTGTTTGGGTGTAGTGCCGGTTCAGCTGATGGAGCGTCGGGGAACAGGATAGCCGTGCAGGCGCCTCGGCTGACGGCGACAGATACATCTGCGGCCCGTCTGTCACTTACAGCCTATGGATACGCGCGCGCTCTTGCACGGGAGAGTGGTGCAAGTGTTGCGGATAAAACAGTTCTCCTTGCCTGGAATGAGCGGGAAAAGATCAGGCAGTCCAAGCTCGCATCGCTCGGTTGGCCTGAAACTGTCTTCCGCCTGGTGGATTGCACCGAAGCAGAGGCGATTACCGGGTATAAGACAGGACTTGGAGGAATGGTATTTCCCGAAGGCGGGACCGCAATCCCGACGCGCCTTGTTCAATTTCTCCTTGGGGATATCGATTTCTGCCCTGAAGTGGTCGTTCGTTCCATCACCAAACAGCTTTCATGTTGGAAAATCCAGACGGATACCGGCCCAATATTCTCTGATATAGTGGTGATTGCGATGGGCGCAGGCTTGCCTCTTCTCATCCATCCAAAAGAGAAGGTTCTGCCTGGGTTTCAAGTAACTGCGGGGCATGTCAGCCATATACCTGATCATCTGCTTAAAGCACCCCAAAGCGGTATGAGCTTTGGCGGATATATGGCTGAGATGCCGGACGGCGGCACGGCACTCGGTGCAAGCTTTGACCATCATGATCCGGCTTTACCCATGCCAGAATTGGAAGAGATAGTCCATGAGGCTAATCTTGGGCTGCTGCCCGCCAAAATGTTGCCCTTTCCTTCTTCTGAATTTAGTAACTGGGGTGGACGGACAAGTTTGCGCCTTGCGTCACCTGATCGCCAGCCGCTTGCCGGGCAGATTGAAGACGGTCTTTTTATTTTGACTGCATTGGGCGCGCGGGGAATGGTAACCGGCCCTCTGCTTGGTGAATTTGTTGCTTCAAGGATTACAGGGGAGCCATCACCGCTTGATCTTGGGATGGAAAGGGTGGTTGATCCTTTGCGCTTTTCCACAAAGAAAAAGGCTTAG
- the mmsB gene encoding 3-hydroxyisobutyrate dehydrogenase yields MRIGFIGLGNMGAPMAANLVKAGYDVTGYDVAKISIENVTMVLTAAEAVSGRDVVITMLPDGAVLRKVAEEIIPHMEPGTGFVDCSTVDVESARAVAEMAEAAGLLPVDAPVSGGVGGAEAGTLTFMAGGSNDAFEKAAPLFDIMGQKAVHCGGSGSGQAAKICNNMILGITMIGTCEAFALADKLGLDRQKMFDVVSTSSGYSWTMNVYCPAPGVGPKSPADNSYRPGFAAELMLKDLNLSQMAAKTANADTPLGAAAAELYRIFVEEEDGRGMDFSAMLPRFEKRGR; encoded by the coding sequence ATGCGCATCGGTTTCATTGGTCTTGGAAACATGGGAGCGCCCATGGCCGCAAATCTGGTCAAGGCCGGCTATGACGTAACCGGTTATGATGTTGCGAAGATTTCTATTGAAAACGTCACGATGGTCTTGACCGCAGCCGAAGCTGTATCAGGCCGGGATGTAGTCATCACCATGCTGCCAGATGGTGCGGTCCTGCGTAAGGTTGCCGAGGAAATAATTCCGCATATGGAGCCTGGGACAGGGTTTGTTGATTGTTCTACCGTAGATGTCGAAAGTGCCCGTGCTGTAGCCGAGATGGCGGAGGCTGCAGGGCTTTTACCGGTGGATGCGCCAGTATCCGGTGGTGTAGGCGGAGCCGAAGCCGGAACATTGACGTTCATGGCCGGCGGTAGCAACGATGCTTTTGAAAAAGCAGCCCCACTTTTTGATATTATGGGCCAGAAAGCGGTTCATTGCGGTGGCAGTGGTTCCGGGCAGGCCGCGAAGATCTGCAATAATATGATCCTCGGGATTACCATGATAGGAACCTGTGAAGCATTTGCTCTCGCAGACAAGTTGGGGCTGGACCGGCAGAAGATGTTTGATGTTGTAAGCACATCCTCAGGATATAGCTGGACCATGAATGTCTATTGTCCCGCGCCAGGAGTAGGCCCTAAATCTCCCGCGGATAACAGCTATCGTCCCGGGTTTGCCGCCGAGCTTATGCTCAAGGATCTCAACCTGTCGCAAATGGCCGCAAAAACCGCTAATGCCGATACACCTCTCGGTGCGGCGGCAGCGGAACTTTATCGTATATTTGTGGAGGAAGAAGACGGTCGGGGCATGGATTTTTCTGCCATGCTCCCCAGATTTGAAAAGCGTGGCCGCTAG
- a CDS encoding inner membrane-spanning protein YciB, whose protein sequence is MRLFAFFMEILPLVVFFIGYEWFGLFVAAGLSSGVGVIILLHGWIAQHRVAFFPIFTVLLSATFTLIAIISGEETFIKIQPTIFNGIFSFVLLVGVIRRIAVMKYFFGQQFNLDNQTWMTLSLRWGIFFGFLAMANELAWRNLDSTGWVWVKTFVFAPLSGVFMLAQLPITLRGRID, encoded by the coding sequence ATGCGGCTTTTCGCCTTTTTCATGGAAATACTGCCTCTTGTCGTCTTCTTTATTGGCTATGAATGGTTTGGGCTTTTTGTAGCCGCAGGGCTCTCAAGTGGTGTTGGGGTGATAATTCTTCTCCATGGCTGGATCGCTCAGCATCGAGTTGCATTTTTTCCAATTTTTACAGTGCTCTTATCGGCAACCTTCACCTTAATTGCTATCATTAGTGGGGAGGAGACATTTATCAAGATTCAGCCAACAATATTCAATGGAATTTTCAGTTTTGTCCTTCTCGTCGGCGTGATCCGCAGGATTGCTGTGATGAAGTATTTCTTTGGACAACAGTTTAATCTCGATAATCAAACCTGGATGACGTTAAGCCTTCGCTGGGGGATTTTCTTCGGTTTTCTTGCAATGGCCAATGAGCTTGCCTGGCGTAACCTTGACAGCACCGGGTGGGTATGGGTTAAGACATTTGTCTTTGCGCCGCTGAGCGGGGTGTTTATGCTTGCGCAATTGCCAATCACCTTGCGGGGGCGGATTGATTAG